CGTTCCGGAGGACAACAGAATTATTGGAACATCAGAAAAAATCTTCCCAAAGAAACCCAAGGTTATGTTCCTGCTTTTCTCGCAACAATGTACATTTATGAATACCATAAAGAGCACGGAATACGTCCAGATCGTGCGTTAGTTAAGCATTTTGCTACTGATACAATAATGATCAAAAAGCAAATGTCTTTCAAACAAATATCTGATTTATTGGATATTTCTGTGGCTCAGTTGCAACTTTTGAATCCGTCATATAAATTAAATGTTGTTCCGTTTTATCAAAATCAAAGTCATTTTTTGAGATTGCCGCAAGATAAAGCAGCCGTTTTTGTGTCTAATGAAGATCGCATTTATGCCTATGCACAACACGAAGTAAACCGCAGGGAAAGACCGTTCCAAGTTACAAGAGCAATTGCTGTTCGTGATACGGTTAATTATACAAAACAACGAGTTACGCTTCCCAACACGAAGTATTATAAGGTGAAACGCGGAGACAATCTTTCGGCTATTGCCAATAAATATGATGTATCGGTTTCTGAAATAAAAAGATGGAATAATCTTCGCAGTAATTCCCTTGCTTATGGCAGAAACTTGAAAATCATTAGCAATGAAAGCATTGTAGAAACAGTCAAAAAAGAAACAAAATCAGATTCAATTTCTACAGCACTTGTTAAAGATAACCAACGATTAGCTGCAACAGAGGCCAAAAATAAAGAAGAAAAGAAATCAAATCGTTCGGATTCTGAAGCGACGACAGTAAGTTATTATGTGGTTCAAAAAGGAGATAATTTAAATGCAATTGCCAAAAAGTATAATGTTACCGTAGCCGAAATTCAGGAATGGAATAATCTTTCGAACGGAACAATTCAATTGGGTTCTTCCTTGAAAGTAGATAAAAAAGAAACGGATGCTAAAGAAGCTGTCGCTTCAGCAGCTGAATTCAAAGATGTGGAATATGTAGTTCAAAAAGGAGATAATTTAGGAAGTATCGCTAAGAAATTCGGTTCTTCACTTTCTGATTTGAAACAATGGAATAATTTATCCGATACTACGATTGCATTTGGAAACACTTTGATTGTTGCCAAAAAAGAAATTGCTATTACAACTAATAATGCAACTGCAGACACCTTCAAAAAGAAAGACGATTATACTAAAGCATCAAAAAAATCAGGCATTGAATACTATGTAAAAAAAGGAGATTCCTTATATAGTATTTCTAAAAAATATCCTGGCGTAACCATTTCTGATATTAAAAAATGGAATGATATTCGCGAGGAAGAATTGAAACCCGGAATGAAGCTTAAAATAAACGGATAATACAATAATCTTCTATAAATTTGGGTTTTATTTCATAATTGAATTATAATGAATAAAACCCATTTTTTATACCTTCTATTTACACTCATCTTTTTTTCTTGTTCTAAAAAGAACGATGTTTTGCCTCGTGAAACATCAGGGAAAATAAACACCATTTCGGTTATCATTGATGATCCGTTATGGAACGGCGAAATTGGTGACAGCATCCGGAACAAGTTTGCTTCGCCAGTAATCGGATTGCCTCAGGAAGAGCCCCTTTTCACTATAAATCAATATCCTGTAAAACTTCTCGAAGGATTTGCGACCGACAGCAGAACGATTATTGTGGTAAAAAAAGCGGCGAAAAATAGTTTTGAAATTAATAAAAACCAATATGCTTCACCACAAAACGTGTTTCATATTTCGGGAAAAACCAGCGCGGCCATTATCGACACTATTGAAAAAAATGCTCCGAAAATAGTGCAAATGATTAAGGAAATGGAAATCGCCGAAACCCAAAAAATCAATAAACAATCGCTGATTAACCCCAAAATCATTACCAATAAATTTCATATTACATTAAATATTCCTTCCGGTTACGAATACATGCTTCATAAAAGTAAATTTATTTGGCTGAAGAAAGAGATTATCAGCGGAAACATGAGTTTGTTAATTTACCAAGTTCCGTTGCATTCGATAAAAAAAGGAGACAACGAAATCGCATCTATTGTACGAATGCGCGATTCTATTGGTAAATACATTCACGGCACCGACCCGAATACTCCCATGATTACAGAAGAAGGATATGCGCCGTATCTATTTAAAATACAACTTGACGGCAAACCTACGTATGAAACCAAAGGAACTTGGGAACTCAAAAATGATTTCATGGCAGGACCATTTATCAATTATGCAATTGTAGATAAAGCTTACAGCAGGATTTTAGTTTTAGAAGGATTTTGTTATTCTCCCTCTAAAGAAAAACGAGATTTAATGCACGAATTAGAGGCAATTATAAAATCGGTTCATATCGTGAAAAGATAATTGATACCTTCAAAATATATTTTTTACTTCAGGATAATTTTGTCAAAACAATAAAAAAGCCTTCTTAAAAAAGCCTAGTTTTGCAGGATAAAAAGGGAAATTAATACACATAAACATGACAAAAATTAGTATTCTTGGTTGCGGTTGGTTGGGTTTGCCTTTGGCGAAAGCCTTATTGGCAAAAGGATTTTCGGTTAATGGATCAACAACTTCACAAGAGAAACTTTCGATATTGCAAAACGACGGAATTAATCCTTTTTTGATTCAGCTTGACAGCAAAAGCGTTTCGGGAACAATTGAAACTTTTTTGCAAGGAAGCACCATTTTAGTTCTTGACATTCCACCAAAATTAAGAGGAAACAGTAGTGAAGATTTTGTTGGAAAAATCCAAAACCTAATCCCTTTTATTGAAAAATCATCCGTTGAAAACGTACTTTTTATCAGTTCCACATCCGTTTATGGAGAAAAAAATGATAGTGTAACCGAAGAAACTCCCTTAAATCCGGATACCGAAGGCGGGCGACAATTGGTAATTGTAGAGTCGCTTTTGCAAAAAAACGAAAATTTTAAAACTACCATTCTTCGTTTTGGAGGCTTGATTGGCGAAGACCGAAATCCTGTAAAATTCCTCGCAGGAAGAGAAAATATAGAAAATCCTGATGCACCAATTAATCT
This region of Flavobacterium lacustre genomic DNA includes:
- a CDS encoding LysM peptidoglycan-binding domain-containing protein, which gives rise to MNIKNTTLSLFLLLTATVFSQGIAENKWETKVETKLSYLDSIKKTFVNDDMASCVDSLWMKELTNVDLYNNLNDDIKNINIDEKVDYELPTELLKERLAEMDAKSPFNIEYNQGLENIIKSFLKNRKKSFERLMAISEYYFPLFEEALAKQNVPLEIKYLAVVESALNPKAVSRVGATGLWQFMYQTGKQYGLNIDSYVDERSDPLKASEAAAQYMTNMYAIFGDWDLVLASYNSGPGNVSKAIRRSGGQQNYWNIRKNLPKETQGYVPAFLATMYIYEYHKEHGIRPDRALVKHFATDTIMIKKQMSFKQISDLLDISVAQLQLLNPSYKLNVVPFYQNQSHFLRLPQDKAAVFVSNEDRIYAYAQHEVNRRERPFQVTRAIAVRDTVNYTKQRVTLPNTKYYKVKRGDNLSAIANKYDVSVSEIKRWNNLRSNSLAYGRNLKIISNESIVETVKKETKSDSISTALVKDNQRLAATEAKNKEEKKSNRSDSEATTVSYYVVQKGDNLNAIAKKYNVTVAEIQEWNNLSNGTIQLGSSLKVDKKETDAKEAVASAAEFKDVEYVVQKGDNLGSIAKKFGSSLSDLKQWNNLSDTTIAFGNTLIVAKKEIAITTNNATADTFKKKDDYTKASKKSGIEYYVKKGDSLYSISKKYPGVTISDIKKWNDIREEELKPGMKLKING
- a CDS encoding DUF4837 family protein, whose amino-acid sequence is MNKTHFLYLLFTLIFFSCSKKNDVLPRETSGKINTISVIIDDPLWNGEIGDSIRNKFASPVIGLPQEEPLFTINQYPVKLLEGFATDSRTIIVVKKAAKNSFEINKNQYASPQNVFHISGKTSAAIIDTIEKNAPKIVQMIKEMEIAETQKINKQSLINPKIITNKFHITLNIPSGYEYMLHKSKFIWLKKEIISGNMSLLIYQVPLHSIKKGDNEIASIVRMRDSIGKYIHGTDPNTPMITEEGYAPYLFKIQLDGKPTYETKGTWELKNDFMAGPFINYAIVDKAYSRILVLEGFCYSPSKEKRDLMHELEAIIKSVHIVKR
- a CDS encoding NAD-dependent epimerase/dehydratase family protein, whose translation is MTKISILGCGWLGLPLAKALLAKGFSVNGSTTSQEKLSILQNDGINPFLIQLDSKSVSGTIETFLQGSTILVLDIPPKLRGNSSEDFVGKIQNLIPFIEKSSVENVLFISSTSVYGEKNDSVTEETPLNPDTEGGRQLVIVESLLQKNENFKTTILRFGGLIGEDRNPVKFLAGRENIENPDAPINLIHQEDCIGIILKIIEEESWNETFNAVSPFHPSREQYYTQKALELNLAAPKFSHEKPSFGKTIESTKVEKIVKYTFLRKDL